A single region of the Panulirus ornatus isolate Po-2019 chromosome 17, ASM3632096v1, whole genome shotgun sequence genome encodes:
- the LOC139754835 gene encoding uncharacterized protein, whose amino-acid sequence MSPTWTHLVTRSERSLPIFPYTHNFAHVPGRMFSFTQPRVTPLGTLRPRRPVALPPPTPPTTSRFLAMFDPLGLFSRPTLTKKSSEERRHPTTTKTTEAPPLVYFPDGGGEGECGDYNSGGFDAYSFVGFILGVVNIVGQVANNVNNNNNNNNNNNNNNNLENINSATSNSNQNNMNSVNIPPGPY is encoded by the exons ATGTCCCCGACTTGGACACACTTGGTGACCAGGAGCGAGCGATCGCTACCCATCTTCCCTTACACCCACAACTTCGCTCACGTCCCCGGCAGGATGTTCTCGTTCACCCAGCCTCGCGTGACGCCCTTGGGAACCCTACGACCGCGAAGACCTGTGgccttaccaccaccaacaccacccaccacctccaggtTTCTCGCCATGTTCGACCCACTGGGCCTCTTCTCACGCCCTACGCTGACGAAGAAGTCCAGTGAGGAGAGACGGCATCCGACGACGACGAAAACGACAGAGGCGCCGCCGCTGGTCTACTTCCCCgacggaggaggggagggcgAGTGTGGCGACTACAACTCTGGAGGCTTCGACGCCTATAGCTTCGTCGGGTTCATCCTGGGCGTTGTGAACATCGTCGGGCAG GTGGCCAAcaatgtcaacaacaacaacaacaacaacaataacaacaacaacaataacaacctgGAGAACATCAACTCGGCCACCAGCAACTCGAACCAGAACAACATGAATAGTGTCAACATACCACCAGGTCCGTATTGA